The following nucleotide sequence is from Streptomyces caniferus.
CGGCCGCCCCCGGACGGTCCGCACGCGAGCGGTCCGGGCGCGCGTCCTTGCTCGCGTACGGGTTCTCCTGCCCGTCGGCCAGCACCCCGACGAACGGCTCGCCTTCACCGGCGAAGACGTACGCCCCGCCCTCGATCCGCTCGATCAGCCCGTGCGTCCACGCGGCACCGCTGTCCGCCGCGTGCACCCACATGTTCATGATCTCGCCGATGTGGCCGAGCCGGCCGGGCCCTTCCTCGGGCGTGTAGTAGTCGGTGACCGTGCTCCGCCACTCCTCGAGCGCCCGCACCCGCTCCTTGAGCAGCGCCACCGCCTCGGCCCGCGGCAGATCCACGACGAAGCCGATGCCCGCGCTGAGCATGTCGAGCTTCTGGTCGTGCTGGGAGAGCGCCGTGCGCAGCAGCGCGAAGTACTCGGCCTCGCCCGCCGCGGTCAGCTCGTACTCGGTACGCGGCGGACCGCCGGCGGTGCTGGGCGCGATGTCATGGTCGAGCAGCAGCCCTTGCTTCGCCATCTGCTTGAGCGCGTGGTAGATCGAGCCGGGCTTGGCGTTGGACCACTCATGGGCGCCCCAGTACTCCAGGTCGTTGCGCACCTGATAGCCGTGCGCCCGGCCGTGCTGCCGCACGGCGCCCAGTACCAACAGCCGGATCGCCGACATCGTCACCTCTCTGCTCACGCGCCCCTGTCGTCAGCCTAGGCCCTGACGACAGGGGCCAGGGCGCCCCCGGAGGAGCCCGCGCTCACCCCTGCAGCACCCTGCTCTCCTCGTCCACCAGCGCAAAAGCCGTCTTGCCGTCCAGGGACTCACGGAGGATGTCGGCGTGACCGGCGTGCCGGGCCGTCTCCTCGATCAGGTGCAGCACCAGCCAGCGCATCGACTGCCGGGCCTCCGGCGGGAACCACGGCGCCGCGGGCAGCGGGAAGGTGTCGTTCAGGCTCACGGAGCGGATGAACTCCTCCGTACGCCGCGCGACCCCGTCCCAGAACTCCAGCACGTCCGCCACCCGCCCGCCGTCCGCGAGCTGGAAGCTCAGGTGCCAGTTCTCGGCGTTCCGCTCGATGGAGTGCGGCCGCTCCTGCGCGGTCTCGAGCCAGGTCTGCTCGGTCTCCGCGACATGCTTGACCAGCCCGGCCAGCGACAGCTC
It contains:
- a CDS encoding PadR family transcriptional regulator, with the protein product MSAIRLLVLGAVRQHGRAHGYQVRNDLEYWGAHEWSNAKPGSIYHALKQMAKQGLLLDHDIAPSTAGGPPRTEYELTAAGEAEYFALLRTALSQHDQKLDMLSAGIGFVVDLPRAEAVALLKERVRALEEWRSTVTDYYTPEEGPGRLGHIGEIMNMWVHAADSGAAWTHGLIERIEGGAYVFAGEGEPFVGVLADGQENPYASKDARPDRSRADRPGAAGDGAGDGGTDHGVTAAETH
- a CDS encoding DinB family protein — protein: MPTHVLAEDHGDEAGALLAFLEAQRGGLRRAVLGLTEAQAALRPTASELSLAGLVKHVAETEQTWLETAQERPHSIERNAENWHLSFQLADGGRVADVLEFWDGVARRTEEFIRSVSLNDTFPLPAAPWFPPEARQSMRWLVLHLIEETARHAGHADILRESLDGKTAFALVDEESRVLQG